The following coding sequences are from one Paenibacillus sp. FSL R5-0912 window:
- a CDS encoding methyl-accepting chemotaxis protein, which yields MNNEYETDIEKLLEALKITLPLVQRLFPIDVMFALTDTEKFIYNLPGTELDVRIQEGTPVPPNGGIRTALDTGEEVSANIPKEIYGLPFKSSSMPIRDRNGGVAGVFTIGISLSNQETLSDAANALAVTSDEISSTSEEIAGTASDLANTVSDLKELGQRVVVDLQQTDEILDFIRKVADNSNLLGLNAAIEAAHAAEHGRGFGIVAQEIRKMSVSSASSAKDIASILQMIKKNITQMDAILMDCLAQSERQAAATEEITASMQQMAASAVEIEKIARLI from the coding sequence ATGAATAACGAATATGAAACCGATATAGAGAAATTGCTGGAGGCACTGAAAATAACGCTGCCCCTTGTGCAGCGCTTATTCCCTATTGATGTAATGTTTGCATTAACGGATACGGAAAAGTTCATTTACAATTTGCCTGGGACAGAATTGGATGTCCGGATCCAAGAGGGGACCCCGGTTCCGCCAAACGGGGGAATCCGGACTGCACTCGACACGGGAGAAGAAGTCAGTGCCAATATCCCAAAGGAGATCTACGGGTTACCCTTTAAGTCATCGTCTATGCCGATCCGTGACCGGAACGGAGGGGTTGCAGGCGTATTTACAATCGGAATCAGCCTCAGTAATCAGGAAACGCTTAGCGATGCGGCGAATGCTCTGGCAGTGACCTCTGATGAAATCAGCTCGACTTCCGAGGAGATTGCGGGAACAGCCTCTGATCTTGCGAATACGGTAAGTGACCTGAAGGAGCTGGGCCAGAGGGTGGTGGTGGATCTGCAGCAGACAGACGAGATTCTGGATTTCATCCGCAAGGTAGCGGATAACTCCAATCTCCTGGGGCTTAATGCTGCGATTGAAGCGGCTCATGCTGCTGAGCATGGACGGGGCTTCGGCATCGTCGCTCAGGAGATCCGCAAAATGTCAGTATCAAGCGCTTCATCCGCCAAGGATATCGCCAGCATTCTGCAGATGATCAAGAAGAACATCACCCAGATGGATGCAATACTGATGGATTGTCTGGCCCAAAGTGAACGTCAGGCTGCAGCAACAGAGGAAATCACCGCCTCAATGCAGCAGATGGCAGCTTCGGCCGTAGAGATAGAGAAGATCGCGCGGCTGATCTAG